Proteins found in one Gordonia sp. PDNC005 genomic segment:
- a CDS encoding HNH endonuclease signature motif containing protein, which produces MSTALTADYQVDGTAVTVVLPLPVTSSDRIAFAGRAAAAASSTTWHGFRELHATFHEREATTADGAEFGRVCDPFTQVAAAYGVVANLGRNASERFLDHALACFDRIPAIGRLLRDGLMSAYAFGQAALETADVVDTEVLAAIDAEAATRLRRLGGLSVPRVAKTVRAVVLSHDPDAAHQAREAAKAGKNAALVPLDVELSRLVITASAEDATLSMETINAVIAGVCASDPRTKDEQRSDAALARVNGTAFTCQCGRDDCDAELSDTAVAGRCATIVVHVVARKETLDGSDDTPAYLDGFGPISAEHAREIAARDDAVRRDVDVEAAVAAPHQSGDEYRPTAACEAVVRGVFGTCSWPGCDRAAWKSDVDHVCEFNHDSPTEGGATCPCNLNPKCRFHHLLKTFGDGWVDAQFVDADGVIWTEVTTPDGFTVRQQALNNWLIPELGLLPCRHGPQNSPGLVDPADEPRRTLTRAQSKHRARAAQRAANRRARLAEEAAYGEPPF; this is translated from the coding sequence ATGAGCACCGCACTCACCGCGGACTACCAAGTCGACGGCACGGCAGTGACCGTTGTGCTGCCCCTCCCGGTCACGTCTTCCGACCGGATCGCTTTCGCCGGGCGTGCAGCAGCCGCCGCCAGTTCGACCACCTGGCACGGCTTTCGTGAACTGCATGCGACATTCCACGAACGTGAGGCCACGACGGCGGACGGCGCGGAGTTCGGGCGCGTGTGCGACCCGTTCACTCAGGTCGCAGCAGCGTACGGGGTGGTCGCGAACCTCGGCCGGAACGCTTCCGAGCGTTTCCTCGACCACGCTCTGGCATGCTTCGACCGCATTCCGGCCATCGGCAGGCTGCTTCGTGACGGCCTGATGTCTGCGTATGCCTTCGGACAGGCAGCACTCGAGACCGCCGACGTCGTCGACACGGAGGTCCTCGCCGCCATCGACGCCGAGGCCGCGACCCGTCTTCGCCGACTCGGCGGACTGTCCGTCCCGCGAGTGGCGAAGACCGTGCGGGCGGTTGTCCTGTCTCATGATCCCGATGCCGCCCACCAGGCGCGCGAGGCCGCGAAGGCGGGCAAGAACGCTGCGCTCGTCCCGCTTGACGTCGAGCTGTCTCGTCTCGTCATCACTGCATCGGCGGAAGACGCGACCCTGTCGATGGAGACCATCAACGCGGTGATCGCCGGCGTGTGCGCGAGCGATCCGCGAACCAAGGACGAGCAGCGGTCCGACGCCGCGCTCGCCCGCGTCAACGGCACCGCGTTCACGTGCCAGTGCGGTCGGGACGACTGCGATGCCGAACTCTCGGACACCGCGGTCGCAGGGCGATGCGCGACGATCGTTGTGCACGTCGTCGCACGGAAGGAGACGCTCGACGGTTCGGACGACACTCCGGCATACCTCGACGGGTTCGGCCCGATCTCGGCCGAGCACGCCCGCGAGATCGCGGCACGCGACGACGCCGTCCGCCGCGATGTGGACGTCGAAGCGGCTGTCGCCGCGCCACATCAGTCGGGCGACGAATACCGACCCACAGCTGCGTGCGAAGCCGTGGTTCGTGGCGTGTTCGGGACCTGCTCGTGGCCAGGCTGCGATCGCGCGGCGTGGAAGTCGGATGTGGATCACGTCTGCGAGTTCAACCACGACTCTCCTACCGAGGGCGGCGCCACGTGCCCGTGCAACCTCAATCCGAAGTGCCGGTTCCACCACTTGCTCAAGACCTTCGGCGACGGGTGGGTCGACGCACAGTTCGTCGATGCCGACGGCGTCATCTGGACTGAAGTGACCACCCCGGACGGTTTCACCGTCCGACAGCAGGCGTTGAACAACTGGCTCATCCCCGAGTTGGGACTCCTGCCCTGCCGCCATGGTCCGCAGAACTCACCCGGCCTGGTCGATCCGGCCGACGAACCGCGCCGCACCCTTACCCGGGCGCAGTCCAAGCACCGCGCCCGCGCCGCCCAACGCGCGGCCAACCGCCGCGCCCGCCTCGCTGAAGAGGCCGCCTACGGCGAGCCGCCGTTCTAG
- the rph gene encoding ribonuclease PH: MSTRADGRADNELRPIKFTRGFTSHPAGSVLVEFGNTRVMCTASVNEGVPSWRRGSGLGWLTAEYSMLPAATHERNKRESVRGKIGGRTHEISRLVGRSLRACIDLAALGENTIAIDCDVLQADGGTRTAAITGAYVALADAVTWLGAAGKLNDPQPLSCVIAAISVGVVDGRVRLDLPYEEDSRAEIDMNVVATDAGTLVEVQGTGEGATFPRRTLDAMLDVAEAGIAQIVDAQRAVLAEPYPGDLPAAK; the protein is encoded by the coding sequence GTGAGCACACGAGCAGACGGCAGGGCCGACAACGAGCTTCGACCCATCAAGTTCACCCGCGGATTCACCTCGCACCCGGCGGGTTCGGTCCTGGTGGAATTCGGAAACACACGAGTGATGTGCACGGCGTCCGTGAACGAGGGGGTGCCGTCGTGGCGCCGCGGTTCGGGGCTGGGCTGGTTGACGGCGGAGTACTCGATGCTCCCGGCGGCCACGCACGAGCGCAACAAGCGTGAATCGGTTCGCGGAAAGATCGGCGGCCGGACCCATGAGATCAGCCGTCTCGTCGGACGGTCTCTGCGGGCGTGCATCGACCTCGCGGCCCTCGGCGAGAACACCATCGCCATCGACTGCGACGTCCTGCAGGCAGACGGTGGTACCCGCACCGCAGCCATCACCGGCGCATACGTCGCACTCGCTGACGCCGTCACCTGGCTCGGTGCGGCCGGCAAGCTGAACGACCCGCAGCCGCTGTCGTGCGTCATCGCGGCGATCAGTGTCGGTGTGGTCGACGGCCGAGTGCGTCTGGACCTGCCGTACGAAGAGGACTCACGCGCGGAGATCGACATGAACGTGGTCGCCACCGACGCCGGAACGCTCGTGGAGGTCCAGGGCACCGGTGAAGGCGCGACGTTCCCGCGACGCACCCTCGATGCGATGCTCGACGTCGCCGAGGCGGGCATCGCGCAGATCGTCGACGCGCAGCGCGCCGTCCTCGCCGAGCCGTACCCCGGTGACCTGCCGGCCGCCAAGTGA
- the rdgB gene encoding RdgB/HAM1 family non-canonical purine NTP pyrophosphatase: MTGRILLASGNAKKLKELRRVVEAAGISGLTVLGLGDVETYPEPVENGASFEENALIKAREAVARTGLPSLADDSGICVDALNGMPGILSARWSGGLVPGSSVDEGNNDLLLAQLGDVPEDRRGAAFVSVCALVTPDGAETVVRGEWRGTIIAQRRGVEGFGYDPLFVPDDAAAGGRTSAELAPDEKNALSHRGKALGQLVPALRDLV, encoded by the coding sequence GTGACCGGTCGAATCCTTCTCGCCTCCGGCAATGCGAAGAAGCTCAAGGAGCTTCGCCGTGTTGTCGAGGCGGCAGGCATCAGCGGGCTCACGGTGCTGGGGCTCGGCGACGTCGAGACGTACCCGGAACCCGTTGAGAACGGTGCATCGTTCGAGGAGAACGCGCTGATCAAGGCACGTGAGGCCGTCGCACGAACGGGACTGCCGTCGCTCGCCGACGACTCGGGAATCTGCGTTGACGCGTTGAACGGAATGCCCGGGATTCTGTCGGCACGATGGTCCGGCGGTCTGGTGCCGGGAAGCTCGGTCGACGAGGGCAACAACGATCTGCTGCTCGCCCAGCTGGGTGACGTACCCGAGGATCGACGAGGGGCTGCGTTCGTGTCCGTCTGCGCGCTCGTCACGCCAGACGGCGCCGAGACCGTGGTGCGAGGGGAGTGGCGCGGGACGATCATCGCGCAGCGCCGTGGCGTCGAAGGATTCGGCTACGACCCGCTGTTCGTGCCGGACGACGCCGCTGCGGGCGGCCGCACGTCAGCGGAGCTGGCACCGGACGAGAAGAACGCTCTCAGCCACCGCGGCAAGGCGCTCGGCCAGCTCGTTCCGGCGCTGCGCGACCTCGTCTGA
- a CDS encoding DUF3817 domain-containing protein yields MSNAESAATQKRVHGALVRYRVLAWITGIWLLALVAEMVAKYGFDVDGYGWVGIAHGWIYFAYLIFTVDLSIKARWPLPKLVLTAIAGTIPFLSFYFEHIRTREVKAEFNLS; encoded by the coding sequence ATGTCTAACGCCGAGTCCGCCGCCACCCAGAAGCGGGTCCACGGTGCGCTAGTCCGCTACCGAGTCCTCGCATGGATCACCGGCATCTGGCTGCTGGCCCTGGTCGCCGAGATGGTCGCCAAGTACGGCTTCGACGTCGACGGCTACGGCTGGGTCGGCATCGCTCACGGCTGGATCTACTTCGCGTACCTGATCTTCACCGTCGACCTGAGCATCAAGGCTCGGTGGCCGCTGCCCAAGTTGGTCCTGACCGCTATCGCCGGAACCATCCCGTTCCTGTCGTTCTACTTCGAGCACATTCGCACCCGCGAGGTGAAGGCCGAGTTCAACCTCTCGTAG
- a CDS encoding transcriptional regulator has protein sequence MADTAASTPKRHRPALIALVVVAAGACLALAWWQWGRFESSSGSFQNLGYALQWPAFAIAVVYAYRRFVVMESDPDAVHTAAERRGPTEIPDGVLPERPTARDPHIAVFDEPDDGLADYNRYLSELNDRGDDAR, from the coding sequence GTGGCCGACACTGCAGCATCAACCCCGAAGCGACACCGACCTGCGTTGATCGCGCTCGTGGTGGTCGCCGCGGGAGCATGCCTGGCGCTTGCGTGGTGGCAATGGGGCCGGTTCGAATCGTCATCGGGCAGCTTTCAGAACCTCGGCTACGCACTGCAGTGGCCTGCGTTCGCCATCGCCGTCGTGTACGCGTATCGGCGGTTCGTCGTGATGGAGTCCGATCCGGACGCCGTGCACACCGCCGCCGAACGCCGCGGACCCACCGAGATCCCCGATGGAGTCCTCCCCGAGCGCCCGACGGCGCGCGACCCGCACATCGCCGTCTTCGACGAGCCCGATGACGGTCTCGCCGACTACAACCGGTATCTCTCCGAGCTCAACGACCGCGGCGACGACGCCCGCTGA
- a CDS encoding M15 family metallopeptidase, producing the protein MTTRIVRLLSVAAVSVSLVLASTACRMDDITRSFVDTSDNGSLPDEGVTVDSTSAAITRLDPDLLDALRRAVADARAQNVDIRITSGWRSRDFQQSLFADAVGTYGSEDAASRFVASPDKSKHVTGEAVDVGPTDAMDWMSRNGSDYGLCQIFANELWHYELVPGGDCPDLLPDASAL; encoded by the coding sequence ATGACCACCAGAATCGTTCGCCTCCTCTCCGTCGCCGCCGTCTCCGTGTCGCTCGTGCTCGCCTCGACTGCCTGCCGCATGGACGACATCACCCGTTCCTTCGTCGACACCTCCGACAACGGGTCGCTGCCCGACGAGGGCGTCACCGTCGACTCGACTTCTGCCGCGATCACCCGACTCGACCCGGATCTCCTGGACGCATTGCGTCGTGCCGTCGCAGATGCGCGAGCACAGAACGTCGACATCCGCATCACGTCGGGTTGGCGATCGAGGGACTTCCAGCAATCGTTGTTCGCGGATGCAGTCGGGACCTACGGCTCCGAGGACGCAGCGTCCCGGTTCGTCGCGTCCCCCGACAAGTCGAAGCATGTGACCGGCGAAGCGGTCGACGTCGGCCCCACCGATGCGATGGACTGGATGTCCCGTAACGGATCCGACTACGGGTTGTGCCAGATCTTCGCCAATGAGCTGTGGCACTACGAGCTCGTGCCCGGTGGCGACTGCCCGGACCTGCTGCCCGATGCGAGTGCGCTGTGA
- a CDS encoding HAMP domain-containing sensor histidine kinase: MITRLLPSLRARVLLGTVLVVLVTALGAGGATALSARSWAYQDAQETALATFTDEMTTLRDDPMDVPSDVVVTVGGEVISDPRATADLVPADLRTNVDRNPTLFRFERLSSERIAIGYQPGGDFPARSYFVVRPLLDVSERLNHLMTILAASVAGSVILGVALGAFVVRSVVRPLKKVERAAKRIAAGDEGVRMPPTDARELQGVTASLNDMLDEQDAALTVLKEEEQRAQRFVADVSHELRSPLAAMVPAAEVLQEELADDPGFAGRAASLVSREVTAMAALVEDLLEMTRRDAGLADVSVETVDVVSVLTDALHRRGWSDVEIRGSAISVSTDPRRLVAVVTNLVGNAVRHGASPVSVHISYRSGVLTVAVIDRGPGVAGEHVSRIFERLYKASDARTRTGGAGLGLAIARENAQLLGGDVRYLRTDVEGAPATVFVAEFADPQGRPPATRPQHSRSTGGT; this comes from the coding sequence GTGATCACGCGACTACTCCCCAGCCTGAGGGCCCGAGTCCTCCTGGGGACCGTGCTGGTTGTGCTCGTGACGGCGCTCGGCGCAGGCGGCGCCACCGCGCTGTCCGCCCGATCGTGGGCGTACCAGGACGCGCAAGAGACCGCCCTTGCGACGTTCACCGACGAGATGACAACGCTCCGGGACGACCCGATGGACGTCCCGTCAGACGTCGTCGTCACCGTCGGCGGCGAGGTGATCTCCGATCCACGGGCCACGGCCGACCTCGTGCCCGCCGACCTCCGCACCAACGTCGATCGCAATCCCACCCTGTTTCGGTTCGAACGCCTGTCGTCCGAGCGGATCGCGATCGGGTATCAGCCCGGCGGCGACTTCCCCGCGCGGAGCTATTTCGTCGTCAGGCCGCTGCTCGACGTGTCTGAACGTCTCAACCACCTCATGACGATTCTCGCAGCGTCCGTCGCGGGCAGCGTGATCCTCGGCGTTGCGCTCGGCGCGTTCGTCGTCCGGTCCGTCGTGCGTCCGCTCAAGAAGGTCGAACGAGCGGCGAAGAGGATCGCCGCAGGTGACGAGGGCGTGCGCATGCCGCCGACAGACGCGCGCGAACTGCAGGGCGTCACGGCGTCGTTGAACGACATGCTCGACGAACAGGACGCCGCGCTCACCGTGTTGAAAGAAGAGGAACAGCGCGCACAGCGTTTTGTCGCAGACGTGTCGCACGAACTGCGATCGCCACTCGCCGCGATGGTGCCTGCGGCGGAAGTGCTGCAGGAGGAATTGGCGGACGACCCCGGCTTCGCCGGTCGAGCGGCGAGTCTCGTCTCCCGTGAGGTCACGGCGATGGCGGCCCTCGTCGAAGACCTTCTCGAGATGACGCGCCGCGATGCGGGTTTGGCAGACGTATCGGTCGAGACGGTCGACGTCGTGTCCGTCCTGACCGACGCGCTGCATCGCCGCGGTTGGTCGGACGTCGAGATCCGAGGCTCGGCGATTTCGGTCTCGACCGACCCGAGGCGTCTGGTCGCTGTCGTCACGAATCTCGTCGGCAACGCCGTTCGGCACGGAGCCTCCCCTGTTTCGGTCCACATCTCGTACCGCTCGGGTGTGCTGACCGTCGCCGTCATCGACCGCGGGCCAGGTGTCGCCGGCGAACACGTGTCGAGGATCTTCGAGCGCCTCTACAAGGCGTCGGACGCCCGAACGCGTACGGGAGGCGCGGGCCTCGGCCTTGCGATCGCTAGGGAGAACGCGCAACTGCTCGGCGGCGACGTCCGATACCTGCGCACGGACGTCGAAGGTGCACCGGCGACGGTGTTCGTCGCAGAGTTCGCCGACCCCCAGGGCCGCCCCCCGGCGACACGACCGCAGCACAGTCGCTCCACCGGCGGGACCTGA
- a CDS encoding response regulator transcription factor yields the protein MRLLLIEDDPHIVEALQMSLERLDHTVQAESAAPGHRLPELLDAADVVILDIGLPGADGFSVCRSIRAISDIPIVMLTARSDDIDMVAGLEAGADDYVVKPVSPRVLDARIKANVRRVASAPTSPAPSTATADTVSLGDLIVDRGAAQVRRDGEPLPLSPTETRLMLTFADHVGQVLSRDQLLELVWDQSYLGDSRLVDNAIQRLRTKIGDHHIETVRGFGYRFAP from the coding sequence ATGCGACTTCTATTGATCGAGGACGATCCGCACATCGTCGAGGCGCTCCAGATGAGTCTGGAACGCCTCGATCACACTGTGCAGGCCGAATCCGCCGCCCCAGGCCATCGACTGCCTGAGCTCCTCGACGCAGCGGACGTCGTGATTCTCGACATCGGACTGCCCGGTGCTGACGGCTTCAGCGTCTGCCGCTCGATTCGGGCGATCAGCGACATCCCCATCGTCATGCTGACTGCCAGGTCGGACGACATCGACATGGTCGCGGGACTGGAAGCCGGCGCGGACGACTACGTCGTCAAACCCGTGAGCCCCCGAGTTCTCGACGCCAGGATCAAGGCGAACGTCCGACGTGTCGCGAGCGCCCCCACCAGTCCAGCTCCGTCGACGGCGACCGCCGACACCGTGTCCCTCGGCGACCTGATCGTCGACCGCGGAGCCGCCCAGGTGCGACGGGACGGGGAACCGTTGCCGCTGAGCCCCACCGAGACCCGTCTGATGCTGACGTTCGCCGACCACGTCGGTCAGGTCCTGAGCCGGGATCAGCTCCTCGAACTCGTATGGGACCAGTCGTATCTCGGCGATTCACGCCTTGTCGACAACGCCATCCAACGTCTCCGGACCAAGATCGGCGACCACCACATCGAGACGGTCCGCGGTTTCGGCTATCGGTTCGCTCCATGA
- a CDS encoding phosphatase PAP2 family protein produces the protein MMTSSAHRIGAFACAVTALGLAVASFAMFVTSYPGQAADDAAMKAWAARWGNEVPTTGWLGTHQLILLVVIGVVIGAACAWRRSTRLAAHAAAVILGAVLTAVFVKHGLDRPSFGVGTANNSFPSNTVAAFVAAGIALVVVLPNRFRTVAAVGATVGSVAVSAAVVALQWHRPSDVIGGWLIAIAAAAAAECLVPVRGRRVAVHQTNPGTRLHTVRS, from the coding sequence ATGATGACCAGTTCTGCTCACCGGATAGGCGCGTTCGCCTGCGCCGTCACAGCCCTCGGCCTCGCAGTCGCCTCGTTCGCGATGTTCGTCACCTCCTACCCCGGACAGGCTGCCGACGACGCCGCCATGAAGGCATGGGCGGCGCGGTGGGGCAACGAGGTGCCGACCACCGGTTGGCTCGGTACCCATCAATTGATTCTTCTCGTCGTCATCGGTGTCGTGATCGGTGCGGCCTGCGCCTGGCGCCGTTCGACACGACTCGCAGCGCACGCTGCAGCAGTCATTCTCGGCGCCGTCCTGACCGCAGTGTTCGTGAAGCACGGCCTCGACCGGCCGTCGTTCGGTGTCGGGACAGCCAACAACTCGTTCCCGTCGAACACCGTCGCAGCGTTCGTCGCCGCGGGGATCGCTCTCGTTGTTGTCCTTCCGAATCGATTTCGGACCGTCGCCGCAGTCGGTGCCACCGTCGGGTCAGTGGCCGTGTCGGCCGCCGTCGTCGCGCTGCAGTGGCACCGCCCGTCGGATGTCATCGGCGGCTGGCTCATCGCGATCGCCGCAGCGGCGGCCGCCGAGTGCCTGGTTCCCGTTCGCGGTCGCCGCGTCGCCGTGCATCAGACGAACCCCGGGACCAGACTGCACACTGTGCGAAGCTAG
- a CDS encoding DNA alkylation repair protein encodes MSQLCRSYSRGVTDVDTILAELAELADERTSAINRRHGDDHAVKLSSLRAIAKRCKTQQPLAVDLWNTGDSAARLVSLLICRPKDFAAAELDMMLREAGTPKVTDWLIGNVVAKSPHREVLRVAWLDDADPVVAAAGWSLTADRVAKDSEGLDLTGLLDAIESEMKGAPDRLQWSMNTCLAQIGIGHAELRGRAVSIGESLGVLADYPTSPGCTSPYAPTWIAEMVRRADA; translated from the coding sequence ATGTCGCAACTGTGTCGCAGCTATTCTCGAGGGGTGACCGATGTCGACACGATCCTCGCCGAACTCGCCGAACTTGCTGATGAGAGGACGTCGGCGATCAACCGTCGACACGGCGACGACCACGCGGTGAAGCTGTCGTCCTTGCGTGCGATCGCAAAACGATGCAAGACGCAACAACCCCTGGCCGTCGACCTGTGGAACACGGGCGACAGCGCCGCGCGCCTCGTCTCGCTCCTGATCTGTCGGCCGAAAGACTTCGCCGCGGCCGAGCTGGACATGATGCTGCGCGAGGCAGGCACTCCAAAAGTGACCGACTGGCTCATCGGCAACGTCGTCGCGAAGAGCCCGCATCGGGAGGTGTTGAGAGTCGCCTGGCTCGACGACGCCGATCCTGTTGTCGCCGCCGCTGGCTGGTCGTTGACCGCAGACCGGGTGGCGAAGGATTCCGAGGGACTCGATCTCACCGGGCTCCTGGATGCGATCGAATCAGAGATGAAGGGCGCGCCGGACCGACTCCAATGGTCCATGAACACCTGTCTGGCTCAGATCGGCATCGGCCACGCGGAGCTACGGGGCCGGGCGGTATCGATCGGCGAGAGCCTGGGGGTGCTCGCGGACTACCCGACGTCGCCGGGGTGCACGTCGCCCTACGCACCGACGTGGATCGCGGAAATGGTGCGCCGTGCCGATGCGTGA
- a CDS encoding ATP-binding cassette domain-containing protein, with protein sequence MGTGFQGAMLRALGAKNHPATVTGVRWITEHVVRIDFRCTEIMYPAGEKPAAWVRAWFPDADNPSKFHQRGYTFVDPEPTAGTFALCFLVHEPAGPASTWARAASVGDELLMTRLSGDGYDVPEDPLGYLLLGDVASWPAFASLVQKIPADVPIRVVLEYQNDDDLDLPMPAHDGLTVDWVPTGPDRRALVDAIGDGDYRGWATWVTAESTAVRLAKSALARDHGHNKATMHAQAYWAAGRAMGRQADVEVDAPETPEQPTAKTASVLAPAVPAMVIAGLFALVLAVLEVVPLVLFAELARRLVSGADRAELVSVGVTALIVLVAGGVGSAVLIAVMHFYDQVYAAALRRRVLAKLSRLPLGWFAERRHSDIRKTVQDDVSGLHYLITHAVPDLIFAVVTPLVILGYLFAVDWRLALVLLTPVIVYVVLMGRLATADKPRLTKRMQWYATLPGDAERFIGGQQTSRVFGDRATVDLPGEVRRLTDFVKDWQNATVATKSVLLQLNRPMTSMVLVCFVGTALITAGWMEAVAVLPFLILGTSLGDRLLGASFAANGLREGMEAKAGLDLLLTTGDLPLADNEVALTSGPATVALRGVTFGYTPGRPVLDGVDLRLAPGTTTALIGPSGAGKSTIAALVARLWDPTSGSVLIDGVDYRDVPEEQFRSRVAVVLQDVQLVRGTIADNIALGLPDVERSAIVEAARAAYIDEVISALPDGYDTVVDRESLSGGQRQRIAIARAILGDPRLVVLDEATAAADPDSEWEVRQGLSQLLAGRTVLVVAHRLHTVADSDRIVVLDGGRIVEQGPPAELLEAGGRYAAMTAQAREALR encoded by the coding sequence ATGGGAACCGGCTTCCAGGGCGCGATGCTGCGCGCACTCGGCGCGAAGAACCATCCGGCGACGGTCACCGGCGTCCGGTGGATCACCGAACACGTCGTCCGCATCGACTTCCGCTGCACCGAGATCATGTACCCGGCGGGGGAGAAGCCCGCTGCCTGGGTTCGCGCCTGGTTTCCCGACGCAGACAACCCGTCGAAGTTCCACCAGCGTGGATACACCTTCGTCGACCCGGAGCCGACTGCCGGCACATTTGCTCTCTGCTTCCTCGTCCACGAACCGGCGGGTCCGGCCTCGACGTGGGCCCGCGCCGCATCGGTCGGCGACGAACTGCTGATGACCAGGCTCAGCGGCGACGGCTACGACGTGCCGGAGGACCCGCTCGGCTACCTATTGCTGGGCGATGTCGCATCATGGCCCGCGTTTGCCTCCCTGGTCCAAAAGATTCCCGCCGACGTGCCGATCCGCGTTGTTCTGGAGTACCAGAACGACGACGATCTCGATCTCCCCATGCCCGCTCACGACGGCCTGACGGTCGACTGGGTTCCGACCGGCCCAGACCGCCGTGCGTTGGTCGATGCCATCGGGGACGGCGACTACCGCGGGTGGGCCACCTGGGTGACGGCCGAGAGCACCGCGGTGCGGCTGGCGAAATCTGCGCTGGCCCGCGACCACGGCCACAACAAGGCTACGATGCACGCGCAGGCATATTGGGCGGCCGGTCGTGCGATGGGCAGACAAGCGGACGTGGAAGTCGATGCGCCGGAAACCCCGGAGCAGCCCACTGCGAAGACGGCGTCGGTGCTTGCCCCCGCAGTGCCCGCAATGGTGATCGCCGGACTCTTCGCGCTGGTGCTCGCCGTGCTCGAAGTGGTCCCGCTCGTTCTCTTCGCCGAACTGGCTCGACGGCTGGTATCCGGGGCCGACCGAGCCGAACTGGTCAGCGTCGGCGTCACCGCATTGATCGTGCTGGTCGCGGGCGGTGTGGGGAGCGCCGTCTTGATCGCTGTCATGCACTTCTATGACCAGGTGTACGCGGCCGCGCTGAGACGACGGGTGCTCGCCAAACTGTCGCGACTGCCGCTCGGATGGTTCGCCGAGCGGCGCCATTCCGACATCCGCAAGACGGTGCAGGACGACGTCTCCGGGCTGCACTACCTGATCACCCATGCCGTGCCCGACCTCATCTTCGCCGTGGTGACACCCCTGGTGATTCTCGGCTACCTGTTCGCCGTGGACTGGCGCCTTGCGCTGGTCCTGCTGACCCCGGTGATCGTGTACGTCGTGTTGATGGGGCGCCTGGCCACGGCCGACAAACCGCGCCTCACTAAGCGCATGCAGTGGTACGCGACGCTGCCCGGCGACGCCGAGCGGTTCATCGGTGGGCAGCAGACCTCACGTGTGTTCGGCGATCGGGCGACCGTCGACCTGCCCGGAGAGGTGCGCCGCCTCACGGACTTCGTCAAGGACTGGCAGAACGCCACCGTAGCCACCAAGTCGGTTCTGTTGCAGCTCAATCGCCCTATGACGTCGATGGTTCTCGTCTGCTTCGTCGGTACGGCGTTGATCACGGCGGGTTGGATGGAGGCCGTTGCAGTCCTTCCGTTCCTGATCCTCGGGACATCGCTCGGCGACCGACTGCTCGGCGCGTCGTTCGCCGCCAACGGACTGCGGGAGGGCATGGAGGCCAAGGCCGGCCTCGACCTCCTCCTGACCACCGGGGACCTTCCTCTCGCCGACAATGAGGTGGCGTTGACTTCCGGACCTGCGACCGTCGCGCTGCGCGGGGTCACGTTCGGGTACACGCCCGGACGGCCGGTGCTCGACGGCGTCGATCTACGCCTGGCACCCGGGACGACGACCGCACTCATCGGCCCGTCCGGAGCCGGAAAGTCGACGATCGCTGCGCTGGTGGCCCGACTCTGGGACCCGACATCGGGGAGTGTCCTGATCGATGGCGTCGACTATCGCGACGTGCCCGAAGAACAGTTCCGAAGCCGGGTCGCCGTGGTGTTGCAGGACGTGCAGCTGGTCCGCGGAACCATCGCGGACAACATCGCGCTCGGGCTGCCGGACGTTGAGCGTTCGGCGATCGTCGAGGCCGCGCGCGCCGCATACATCGACGAAGTGATCTCGGCGCTGCCAGACGGGTACGACACCGTCGTGGATCGCGAGAGTCTGTCCGGCGGGCAGCGACAACGCATCGCGATCGCCCGCGCAATCCTCGGGGATCCACGGTTGGTGGTGCTCGACGAGGCCACCGCCGCCGCCGATCCGGATTCGGAATGGGAGGTGCGGCAGGGCCTGTCACAGCTCCTCGCCGGTCGGACGGTACTCGTCGTCGCACATCGCCTGCACACGGTCGCCGATTCGGATCGCATCGTGGTGCTCGACGGTGGGCGAATCGTCGAACAAGGACCACCGGCCGAGCTCCTCGAGGCGGGCGGGCGATATGCGGCGATGACCGCGCAAGCACGGGAGGCGCTCCGATGA